One genomic region from Leifsonia sp. Root1293 encodes:
- the def gene encoding peptide deformylase — MTDRTIRLFGDPVLKTVSSEIVTIDDGIRSLVQDLIDSVKLPGRAGVAAAQIGVNLRAFSYNVDGEVGYILNPVLTELSGEPELVDEGCLSVPGLWYPTLRYPFARASGIDLDGKPIELSGSGLMAQALQHETDHLDGLLYLDRLDKPNRRSAMKEVRESTWF, encoded by the coding sequence ATGACCGACCGCACCATCCGCCTGTTCGGCGATCCCGTCCTGAAGACGGTCTCGAGTGAGATCGTCACGATCGATGACGGCATCCGCTCGCTCGTGCAAGACCTCATCGACAGTGTGAAGCTCCCCGGCCGCGCCGGCGTGGCAGCCGCTCAGATCGGCGTGAACCTGCGCGCGTTCAGCTACAACGTGGACGGCGAGGTCGGCTACATCCTGAACCCCGTGCTCACCGAGCTGTCGGGGGAGCCGGAACTGGTCGACGAGGGCTGCCTCTCGGTTCCCGGCCTCTGGTATCCCACCCTGCGCTACCCGTTCGCGCGCGCCTCGGGCATCGACCTCGACGGCAAGCCCATCGAGCTGAGCGGATCCGGCCTCATGGCGCAGGCGCTGCAGCACGAGACAGACCACCTCGACGGTCTGCTCTACCTCGACAGGCTCGACAAGCCCAACCGGCGCTCCGCGATGAAGGAAGTGCGCGAGAGCACCTGGTTCTAG
- a CDS encoding NIPSNAP family protein: protein MITIHLRYEIDPDKLDEFTAYGRAWIRLVEKLGGDHHGYFMPSEGDSDEAFALFTFPSLAEYEAYRTASRTDPECLEAFQLARDTQCIRRYERRFLTPVFE, encoded by the coding sequence ATGATCACCATTCACCTGCGCTACGAGATCGACCCGGACAAGCTCGACGAGTTCACGGCCTACGGACGCGCCTGGATCCGCCTGGTCGAGAAGCTCGGCGGCGACCACCACGGCTACTTCATGCCGAGCGAGGGCGACAGCGACGAGGCGTTCGCGCTGTTCACCTTCCCGTCGCTGGCCGAGTACGAGGCCTACCGCACGGCGTCCAGGACGGACCCGGAATGCCTGGAGGCGTTCCAGCTGGCCCGCGACACGCAGTGCATCCGCCGGTACGAGCGTCGATTCCTCACTCCGGTCTTCGAGTGA
- a CDS encoding GNAT family N-acetyltransferase has product MPSTPTVRVASPADLRQLVELIHEHADYERAAPPPPDLAARLSPMLFGAAPRLHAIVAADDDGIVGYATASLEASTWQGVEFLHMDCLFLREAARGSGVGGLLLTALRELAASLGARELRWQTPDWNEGAIRFYDRTGATRSAKQRYTLPV; this is encoded by the coding sequence ATGCCCTCGACACCGACCGTGCGCGTGGCCTCGCCAGCAGATCTTCGACAGCTTGTCGAGCTCATCCACGAGCACGCCGACTACGAACGCGCTGCGCCGCCGCCCCCTGATCTCGCCGCCAGGCTGTCGCCGATGCTGTTCGGCGCGGCACCGAGACTGCACGCCATCGTGGCAGCCGACGACGACGGGATCGTCGGCTACGCGACGGCCAGTCTGGAGGCCTCGACCTGGCAGGGGGTGGAGTTCCTGCACATGGACTGCCTGTTCCTGCGCGAGGCGGCCCGGGGATCCGGAGTCGGCGGACTCCTGCTCACCGCACTCCGCGAACTGGCCGCGTCGCTCGGAGCCCGCGAGCTGCGGTGGCAGACGCCCGACTGGAACGAGGGCGCGATCCGCTTCTACGACCGCACCGGTGCAACGCGGAGCGCCAAGCAGCGCTACACGCTGCCCGTCTGA
- a CDS encoding AMP-dependent synthetase/ligase, which translates to MNQFDAPALSPADPEANTTDLLIGRLAEAPDAVLFSTPTKDGGWSPITTREFHAQVVALAKGFVAAGIQPGDKVGLMSKTRYEWTLVDFAMWFAGGVLVPVYETSSPSQIRWNLSDSGAISLIVETADNFARFDEVHPELPLIQNVWQIDLGDLDKLVAQGVDVPDAEIERRRNLAVGSDIATLIYTSGSTGKPRGCVLTHANFVETSRNARLGLGEVLEDASTLLFITTAHVFARLIAVLSVHAGVNVGHQPDTRFLLPSMESFKPTFLLAVPRVFEKVYNVSEQKAETGGKGKIFRSAADVAIAHSKALEDGARIPLGLKIKFAVFDKLVYSKLRAALGGRVKYAVSGSAPLGARLGHFYHSLGITILEGYGLTETTAPATVNRPAKSKIGTVGPALPGVSIRIEDDGEILVKGVNVFEGYWKNPEATEAALKDGWLHTGDIGALDSDGFLTITGRKKEIIVTAGGKNVAPAALEDPIRANPLVGQVIVVGDRRPFISALVTLDPEMLPVWLNNAGEDAAMTVTEAAVNPVVIAEIQRAIDVANENVSRAESIRKFQVLATDLTEESGHLTPKLSIKRNVILADFADVIDEMYAGAPATTGISLAG; encoded by the coding sequence GTGAATCAGTTCGACGCGCCCGCCCTGAGCCCAGCAGACCCAGAAGCCAACACGACCGACCTGTTGATCGGTCGGCTCGCCGAGGCTCCGGATGCCGTGCTCTTCTCCACCCCGACGAAGGATGGCGGCTGGTCCCCCATCACCACGCGGGAGTTCCACGCCCAGGTCGTCGCTCTGGCGAAGGGCTTCGTCGCTGCCGGCATCCAGCCGGGCGACAAGGTCGGCCTGATGTCCAAGACCCGCTACGAGTGGACCCTGGTGGACTTCGCCATGTGGTTCGCCGGCGGAGTCCTGGTTCCGGTCTACGAGACGAGCTCGCCCAGCCAGATCCGCTGGAACCTCTCCGACTCGGGCGCCATCTCGCTGATCGTCGAGACGGCGGACAACTTCGCCCGCTTCGACGAGGTGCACCCGGAGCTCCCGCTCATCCAGAACGTCTGGCAGATCGACCTCGGAGACCTCGACAAGCTCGTCGCCCAGGGCGTGGATGTTCCGGATGCCGAGATCGAGCGTCGTCGCAACCTCGCCGTCGGTTCCGACATCGCCACCCTGATCTACACCTCGGGCTCGACGGGCAAGCCCCGTGGCTGCGTACTGACGCACGCCAACTTCGTCGAGACCAGCCGCAACGCCCGCCTCGGCCTCGGTGAGGTGCTCGAGGACGCCTCGACGCTGCTGTTCATCACCACGGCGCACGTGTTCGCCCGGCTCATCGCTGTGCTGTCGGTGCACGCCGGAGTGAACGTCGGCCACCAGCCGGACACGCGCTTCCTGCTGCCGTCGATGGAGAGCTTCAAGCCGACGTTCCTGCTCGCTGTCCCGCGTGTGTTCGAGAAGGTCTACAACGTCTCGGAGCAGAAGGCCGAGACCGGCGGCAAGGGCAAGATCTTCCGCTCGGCCGCCGATGTCGCGATCGCCCACTCCAAGGCCCTCGAGGACGGCGCTCGCATCCCCCTCGGCCTCAAGATCAAGTTCGCGGTCTTCGACAAGCTCGTCTACTCCAAGCTCCGCGCCGCCCTCGGCGGTCGGGTGAAGTACGCGGTCTCCGGATCGGCTCCGCTCGGCGCCCGCCTCGGCCACTTCTACCACTCGCTCGGCATCACCATCCTCGAGGGCTACGGCCTCACTGAGACCACGGCCCCCGCGACGGTGAACCGTCCGGCGAAGTCGAAGATCGGCACAGTCGGCCCCGCCCTCCCCGGCGTCTCCATCCGCATCGAGGATGACGGCGAGATCCTCGTCAAGGGCGTGAACGTGTTCGAGGGCTACTGGAAGAACCCGGAGGCCACCGAGGCCGCCCTCAAGGACGGCTGGCTGCACACGGGTGACATCGGAGCTCTCGACTCCGACGGCTTCCTCACCATCACCGGCCGCAAGAAGGAGATCATCGTCACGGCCGGCGGCAAGAACGTCGCCCCCGCCGCTCTCGAGGACCCGATCCGCGCGAACCCGCTCGTCGGACAGGTGATCGTGGTCGGCGACCGCCGACCGTTCATCTCCGCGCTCGTGACGCTCGACCCGGAGATGCTCCCCGTCTGGCTGAACAACGCCGGCGAGGACGCAGCCATGACCGTCACAGAAGCCGCCGTGAACCCCGTCGTGATCGCCGAGATCCAGCGCGCCATCGACGTGGCGAACGAGAACGTGTCGCGGGCGGAATCGATCCGCAAGTTCCAGGTGCTGGCCACGGACCTCACCGAGGAGAGCGGCCACCTCACTCCGAAGCTCAGCATCAAGCGCAACGTCATCCTCGCCGACTTCGCCGATGTGATCGACGAGATGTATGCCGGAGCGCCGGCGACGACGGGCATCAGCCTCGCGGGCTGA
- a CDS encoding ROK family glucokinase — protein sequence MQAIGIDIGGTKVAGALVDEFGTIVRSDRVPTPTDTAALEDVVVEMIRALSDGEKVAAAGVAAAGFIDAAQSTVYYAPNINWRNEPLREKLEARVELPVFIENDANAAGWAEFRYGAGRLYSDMVTLTIGTGVGGAIVVGDRLLRGGFGAGAEIGHMRVVPDGLPCGCGARGCIEQYGSGRALLRFANELATAGGIGQTLADLRERNNGLTGELLSELITAGDPGALAALRTLGHWLGQAAASLSAVLDPQVFVFGGGVAAAGDVLLDPIRSAYVDHLPARGFHPEPDFLIAELVNDAGVVGAADLARISATGV from the coding sequence GTGCAGGCAATCGGAATCGACATCGGCGGCACCAAGGTCGCCGGAGCCCTCGTCGACGAGTTCGGAACCATCGTGCGGAGCGACCGGGTGCCGACTCCGACCGACACTGCCGCCCTCGAAGACGTCGTCGTCGAGATGATCCGCGCCCTCTCGGATGGTGAGAAGGTCGCCGCCGCCGGCGTGGCCGCTGCGGGATTCATCGATGCCGCCCAGTCGACCGTGTACTACGCGCCGAACATCAACTGGCGCAACGAGCCGCTTCGCGAGAAGCTCGAGGCGCGCGTCGAACTGCCCGTCTTCATCGAGAACGACGCCAACGCCGCAGGCTGGGCCGAGTTCCGCTACGGCGCCGGGCGCCTCTACTCCGACATGGTGACCCTCACCATCGGAACCGGGGTCGGGGGAGCGATCGTCGTCGGCGACAGGCTGCTGCGCGGCGGATTCGGAGCCGGGGCCGAGATCGGCCACATGCGTGTCGTTCCCGACGGGCTGCCCTGCGGATGCGGCGCCCGCGGCTGCATCGAGCAGTACGGTTCCGGCCGCGCCCTGCTGCGCTTCGCCAACGAGCTCGCCACGGCCGGTGGCATCGGCCAGACTCTGGCCGACCTGCGCGAGCGCAACAACGGCCTCACCGGTGAGCTGCTCAGCGAGCTCATCACGGCGGGCGACCCCGGTGCCCTCGCAGCGCTCCGCACGCTCGGCCACTGGCTGGGCCAGGCTGCAGCCAGCCTCTCCGCCGTGCTCGACCCGCAGGTGTTCGTGTTCGGAGGAGGAGTTGCGGCGGCAGGCGATGTGCTGCTCGACCCGATCCGCTCGGCCTACGTCGACCATCTCCCCGCTCGAGGCTTCCACCCCGAGCCCGACTTCCTCATCGCCGAACTGGTCAACGATGCCGGCGTCGTCGGTGCCGCCGACCTCGCCCGCATCAGCGCCACCGGCGTCTGA
- a CDS encoding lysophospholipid acyltransferase family protein → MFYWVMKHIVVGPLVLGIFRPWVVGLEKVPENGAVIMAGNHLSFIDSIFLPLIMKRRMVFLAKSEYFTGTGLKGWFTRAFLTAAGQLPIDRSGGKASEASLNTGLAVLSEGTILGIYPEGTRSPDARLYRGRTGVARMVLEAGVPLVPVVMVDTEKVMPIGTRVPRIRRVGVIFGEPLDFSRFEGLEGDRFVLRSVTDEIMYELGRLSGQEYVDVYASSVKEKRAGLSR, encoded by the coding sequence ATGTTCTATTGGGTGATGAAGCACATCGTGGTCGGTCCACTCGTGCTGGGCATCTTCCGACCCTGGGTGGTCGGCCTCGAGAAGGTTCCCGAGAACGGCGCGGTCATCATGGCCGGCAATCACCTCTCCTTCATCGACTCGATCTTCCTGCCGCTGATCATGAAGCGCCGCATGGTCTTCCTAGCCAAGAGCGAGTACTTCACGGGCACCGGCCTGAAGGGTTGGTTCACCCGCGCCTTCCTCACCGCTGCCGGGCAGCTGCCGATCGATCGATCAGGGGGCAAGGCCTCCGAGGCTTCGCTGAACACGGGTCTCGCCGTGCTCAGCGAGGGCACGATCCTCGGCATCTATCCCGAGGGCACGCGCAGTCCAGACGCGAGGCTCTACCGCGGCCGCACCGGTGTGGCCCGCATGGTGCTCGAGGCGGGCGTGCCGCTCGTCCCGGTGGTGATGGTCGACACCGAGAAGGTCATGCCGATCGGAACACGGGTTCCCCGCATCCGCCGCGTCGGAGTGATCTTCGGCGAACCGCTCGACTTCTCCAGGTTCGAGGGCCTCGAGGGCGACCGCTTCGTGTTGCGCAGTGTGACCGACGAGATCATGTACGAACTCGGCCGCCTCAGCGGTCAGGAATACGTCGACGTCTACGCCAGTTCCGTGAAGGAGAAGCGGGCCGGCCTTTCGCGCTAG
- a CDS encoding class II 3-deoxy-7-phosphoheptulonate synthase, translated as MSDPTEPVVLAATSVIEGLDYWRELPIKQQPSWPDTDAAAAASAQIAALPPLVFAGEVDILRERLAAAARGEAFLLQGGDCAETFAGATADQIRNRVKTVLQMAVVLTYGASMPVVKMGRMAGQFAKPRSSDSETRNGVTLPAYRGDIVNGYDFTPESRAADPARLVQGYHTAASTLNLIRAFTQGGFADLRQVHSWNKGFAANPANQRYEGMAGEIDRAVRFMEACGADFEAMKRTEFYTGHEGLLMDYERPMTRIDSRTGTPYNTSSHFIWIGERTRELDGAHVDFLSRVRNPIGVKLGPTTTPDDMLALVDKLDPNREPGRLTFITRMGAGKIREALPPLLEAIKASDAQPLWVTDPMHGNGLTTPLGYKTRRFDDVVDEVKGFFEAHRAVGTHPGGIHVELTGDDVTECLGGSEHIDEADLATRYESLCDPRLNHMQSLELAFLVAEELSHR; from the coding sequence GTGTCAGACCCCACCGAACCTGTTGTGCTCGCAGCCACGTCGGTCATCGAGGGTCTCGACTATTGGCGTGAGCTGCCCATCAAGCAGCAGCCATCGTGGCCTGACACGGATGCCGCGGCCGCCGCATCCGCCCAGATCGCGGCACTGCCGCCCCTCGTGTTCGCCGGAGAGGTCGACATCCTGCGCGAGCGCCTCGCGGCTGCCGCACGCGGAGAGGCGTTCCTGCTGCAGGGCGGCGACTGTGCGGAGACCTTCGCAGGAGCCACGGCCGACCAGATCCGCAACAGGGTCAAGACCGTGCTGCAAATGGCCGTCGTGCTCACCTACGGCGCCTCGATGCCCGTCGTCAAGATGGGCCGCATGGCCGGCCAGTTCGCCAAGCCGCGTTCGAGCGATAGCGAGACCCGCAACGGCGTCACCCTTCCTGCCTACCGCGGCGACATCGTGAACGGCTACGACTTCACGCCGGAGTCGCGCGCTGCCGACCCCGCGCGCCTCGTTCAGGGCTACCACACCGCCGCATCGACGCTGAACCTCATCCGCGCCTTCACGCAGGGTGGCTTCGCCGATCTGCGGCAGGTGCACAGCTGGAACAAGGGCTTCGCAGCCAACCCGGCGAACCAGCGCTACGAGGGCATGGCCGGCGAGATCGACCGCGCCGTGCGCTTCATGGAGGCCTGCGGTGCCGACTTCGAGGCGATGAAGCGCACCGAGTTCTACACCGGCCACGAGGGCCTGCTGATGGACTACGAGCGCCCGATGACCCGGATCGACTCCCGCACCGGTACCCCGTACAACACCTCGTCGCACTTCATCTGGATCGGAGAGCGCACCCGCGAGCTCGACGGCGCCCACGTCGACTTCCTGTCGCGCGTGCGCAACCCGATCGGTGTCAAACTCGGCCCGACGACGACCCCCGACGACATGCTCGCCCTGGTCGACAAGCTCGACCCGAACCGTGAACCCGGTCGCCTCACCTTCATCACCCGCATGGGAGCAGGGAAGATCCGCGAGGCACTTCCGCCGCTGCTCGAGGCGATCAAGGCCAGCGATGCGCAGCCGCTGTGGGTCACCGACCCGATGCACGGCAACGGGCTCACGACGCCGCTCGGCTACAAGACCCGTCGCTTCGACGACGTGGTCGACGAGGTCAAGGGCTTCTTCGAGGCGCACCGGGCCGTCGGGACTCACCCGGGAGGCATCCACGTCGAGCTCACCGGCGACGACGTCACCGAGTGCCTGGGCGGATCGGAGCACATCGACGAGGCCGATCTCGCGACGCGCTACGAGTCGCTGTGCGACCCGCGCCTCAACCACATGCAGTCGCTCGAGCTCGCCTTCCTCGTGGCCGAGGAGCTCTCGCACCGCTAA
- the pknB gene encoding Stk1 family PASTA domain-containing Ser/Thr kinase, producing the protein MTVTPTDPMLGRLIDGRYQVRSRIARGGMATVYLATDLRLERRVAVKIMHGHLADDNTFKSRFVQEARSAARLAHPNVVNVFDQGQDSDMAYMVMEYLPGITLRDLLKDYGRLTPEQTIDIMSAVLSGLAAAHKAGIVHRDMKPENVLLADDGRIKLGDFGLARAASANTATGQALLGTIAYLSPELVTRGVADARSDIYALGIMMYEMLTGEQPFVGEAPMQIAYQHANEQVPRPSSRVPTTPRGLDDLVVWATARDPENRPRDARIMLERLRDVEKLVRDPAAASAEGVAPTMVLPSAPLAASADDETQIITPTHAPGRHRTGPVAADASAELATATVARARRGYWLFALVLILAGLAGATGWYFGAGPGSLATVPDVVGQSQDAATAALVAEGFTVKPGTRYDLAVAKDLASGTDPKSGSQVTKGSAVVLYLSLGAEMLEVPAVAGSPEADARTALARFTVGESIMQFSGEVDKGLVIAALDGDGAELPDTYPDAGAVTLVVSAGGLPPLVGMGREEAKQALLDVDLVPKEGDLVYSDTVPEGDVVAISSDTDPIRVGDTITLTMSKGVELFEVPDVSGMTINEAAQAIEDAGFTFQTDVPELFRDALSVNAQDPAAGEQVPAGTTVSANFSG; encoded by the coding sequence GTGACCGTCACGCCCACCGATCCGATGCTCGGCCGCCTCATAGACGGCCGCTATCAGGTGCGCTCGCGGATCGCCAGAGGCGGCATGGCGACCGTCTACCTCGCGACCGATCTGCGCCTCGAGCGCCGCGTCGCGGTCAAGATCATGCACGGCCATCTGGCCGACGACAACACGTTCAAGAGCCGCTTCGTCCAGGAGGCCCGATCGGCGGCTCGGCTTGCGCATCCGAACGTGGTCAACGTCTTCGACCAGGGCCAGGACTCCGACATGGCCTACATGGTCATGGAGTACCTGCCGGGCATCACACTGCGCGACCTGCTGAAGGACTACGGGCGCCTCACGCCGGAGCAGACCATCGACATCATGTCGGCCGTGCTGTCCGGGCTGGCCGCTGCCCACAAGGCCGGCATCGTGCACCGGGACATGAAGCCCGAGAACGTGCTGCTGGCCGATGACGGTCGCATCAAGCTCGGCGACTTCGGGCTCGCCCGCGCGGCCAGTGCCAACACGGCAACGGGACAGGCCCTTCTCGGCACCATCGCCTACCTCTCCCCCGAGCTCGTCACCCGCGGCGTCGCCGACGCCCGCAGCGACATCTACGCGCTCGGCATCATGATGTACGAGATGCTCACGGGCGAGCAGCCCTTCGTCGGCGAGGCGCCGATGCAGATCGCCTACCAGCACGCGAACGAGCAGGTGCCCAGGCCCAGCTCCCGCGTCCCGACGACGCCGCGCGGCCTCGACGACCTCGTCGTCTGGGCGACGGCACGCGACCCCGAGAACCGTCCCCGCGACGCCCGCATCATGCTCGAGCGCCTGCGCGACGTCGAGAAGCTCGTGCGGGACCCCGCTGCGGCGTCGGCAGAGGGCGTCGCACCCACCATGGTGCTGCCGAGCGCCCCGCTGGCGGCATCCGCCGACGACGAGACCCAGATCATCACGCCGACGCACGCTCCCGGCCGTCACCGCACTGGACCGGTCGCAGCCGACGCCAGCGCCGAGCTGGCCACGGCGACCGTCGCACGAGCCCGCAGGGGCTACTGGCTGTTCGCCCTGGTCTTGATCCTCGCGGGCCTCGCCGGCGCCACCGGCTGGTACTTCGGCGCCGGACCCGGCTCCCTGGCCACGGTTCCGGATGTCGTCGGTCAGTCGCAGGACGCCGCGACCGCCGCGCTGGTGGCCGAGGGCTTCACCGTGAAGCCGGGCACCCGCTACGACCTCGCCGTCGCCAAGGACCTCGCGTCGGGGACCGACCCGAAGTCGGGCAGCCAGGTGACGAAGGGCTCAGCCGTCGTACTCTACCTCTCCCTCGGAGCCGAGATGCTCGAGGTTCCTGCCGTCGCGGGCTCGCCGGAGGCCGACGCCAGAACGGCTCTCGCCCGATTCACGGTGGGCGAGTCGATCATGCAGTTCAGCGGCGAGGTCGACAAGGGCCTCGTGATCGCCGCCCTCGACGGTGACGGTGCCGAACTTCCCGACACCTACCCCGACGCCGGCGCCGTCACCCTGGTCGTCTCGGCCGGTGGCCTGCCGCCACTCGTGGGCATGGGCCGCGAGGAGGCCAAGCAGGCCCTCCTCGACGTCGACCTGGTGCCGAAGGAGGGCGACCTCGTCTACAGCGACACCGTGCCGGAAGGCGATGTCGTCGCCATCTCCTCCGATACCGACCCCATCCGCGTCGGAGACACCATCACGCTCACGATGTCGAAGGGCGTCGAGCTGTTCGAGGTGCCCGACGTCTCGGGCATGACCATCAACGAGGCCGCCCAGGCCATCGAGGACGCCGGATTCACCTTCCAGACGGATGTTCCCGAGCTGTTCCGAGACGCGCTGTCTGTGAACGCGCAGGATCCCGCCGCCGGCGAACAGGTACCGGCTGGCACCACGGTCAGCGCGAACTTCTCCGGCTGA
- a CDS encoding muramidase family protein: MSLAPVAIASAIAMTFGGTAPVTATPAKRVLQPSAERGALATPAAVAVHTAKKPPTKYTVVAGDTVSGLAERFGLKTRTILSLNGLDWSSLIFPGQVLVLRDAAQGGQKAVPQKSATPSSGRTHTVVAGETVSGIASAAGLSTQQVLDANGLGWSSMIFPGQKLRLSGSASTAAAPAPAAPAVAPVAQSAPLKVHTVVAGDTISDIAASVGQSIQAILDANKLDWSSFIVPGQKITIPSPPSPEAARSAVKAGRIAELSDSMRTNAATIVAVGRELGVSDQGIVVALAAAAQESGLENVDHGDRDSLGLFQQRPSTGWGTKAQVRDPLRSTKAFFGGAANPNPGRTRGLLDVPGWEKMTVTQAAQAVQISAYPDAYAKWEPSARAWLAILG, translated from the coding sequence ATGTCTCTCGCCCCAGTAGCCATCGCCAGTGCGATCGCCATGACCTTCGGCGGAACCGCCCCGGTCACGGCGACTCCGGCGAAACGAGTGCTTCAGCCCTCGGCGGAGCGGGGTGCGCTGGCGACACCGGCGGCGGTCGCCGTGCACACCGCGAAGAAGCCGCCGACGAAGTACACCGTGGTCGCTGGCGACACCGTCAGCGGGTTGGCCGAACGGTTCGGCCTGAAGACGCGCACCATCCTCAGCCTCAACGGCCTCGATTGGTCGAGCCTGATCTTCCCCGGCCAGGTACTGGTGCTGCGGGATGCCGCACAGGGCGGCCAGAAGGCCGTTCCCCAGAAGTCCGCGACGCCGTCATCGGGGCGAACCCACACAGTCGTGGCCGGCGAGACCGTGAGCGGCATCGCCTCGGCGGCGGGTCTCAGCACGCAGCAGGTGCTCGACGCCAACGGGCTGGGCTGGTCGAGCATGATCTTCCCCGGACAGAAGCTCAGGCTTTCGGGTTCGGCATCCACCGCCGCCGCCCCGGCTCCGGCAGCTCCAGCAGTCGCGCCGGTCGCTCAGAGCGCACCGCTCAAGGTGCACACCGTCGTCGCCGGAGACACGATCAGCGATATCGCGGCATCCGTCGGCCAGAGCATCCAGGCGATCCTCGATGCCAACAAGCTGGACTGGTCGAGCTTCATCGTCCCCGGCCAGAAGATCACCATCCCGTCGCCGCCGTCGCCCGAGGCCGCACGCTCGGCGGTCAAGGCCGGACGCATCGCCGAACTCTCCGACTCGATGCGCACGAACGCCGCCACCATCGTCGCCGTCGGCCGTGAGCTCGGCGTGAGCGACCAGGGCATCGTCGTGGCCCTCGCAGCCGCCGCGCAGGAGTCCGGACTCGAGAACGTCGACCACGGCGACCGCGACTCGCTCGGACTGTTCCAGCAGCGTCCGAGCACGGGCTGGGGCACGAAGGCGCAGGTGCGCGATCCGCTGCGCTCGACCAAGGCGTTCTTCGGCGGGGCGGCCAATCCGAATCCCGGACGCACGCGTGGTCTGCTCGACGTTCCCGGCTGGGAGAAGATGACCGTCACCCAGGCAGCGCAGGCCGTGCAGATCTCCGCCTACCCCGACGCCTACGCCAAATGGGAGCCGTCGGCACGCGCATGGCTGGCGATCCTGGGCTGA
- a CDS encoding Rv2175c family DNA-binding protein: MTDDISDRPWLTVPDLVEVLGIGQSRVRRLIEDRHLLAVRRDGVLQVPAAFLEGTEPLHELRGTIFVLSDAGFSDEEAVAWLLERDDSLDAAPIEALRSGRKTEVRRVAQALA; encoded by the coding sequence GTGACCGATGACATCTCCGATCGCCCCTGGCTGACTGTTCCCGATCTCGTGGAGGTGCTCGGCATCGGGCAGAGCCGCGTACGGCGCCTCATCGAGGACCGCCACCTGCTGGCCGTGCGCCGGGACGGCGTTCTCCAGGTGCCGGCCGCCTTCCTCGAGGGGACTGAGCCCCTGCACGAACTGCGTGGCACGATCTTCGTGCTCTCGGATGCCGGCTTCAGCGACGAGGAGGCCGTCGCCTGGCTCCTCGAACGCGACGACAGTCTCGATGCCGCCCCGATCGAGGCTCTGCGGTCCGGTCGGAAGACCGAAGTGCGACGGGTCGCCCAGGCCCTCGCCTGA
- a CDS encoding polyprenyl synthetase family protein, producing the protein MAESTRLADLVQTRIDEFVSDRSSILSSISEELTPLVEISRRFLSGGKRFRALFAYWGWQSVSGEPDGFDPFGSEDDAPDLSAVISVAAALEVFHAAALVHDDIIDNSDTRRGAPAAHRSFEALHREAGWAGDGAEFGRAAAILHGDLLLGWSDELLDEALDLLPDRTAARRTRLEFNRMRTEVTGGQYLDILEERAWPTRAEDEMRARAETVITYKSAKYSVLAPLVIGAALGGGSDEQLAALRSFGLPLGIAYQLRDDLLGVFGDEQVTGKPSGDDLREGKRTMLIAMARERIAAGQRRILDELLGDPALDSDQIRLLQSTITASGAVDEMEALIARQVVRATTVMTDAPLTRRSRRELALLAETVTRRAS; encoded by the coding sequence GTGGCAGAAAGCACTCGGCTAGCCGATCTCGTACAGACGCGCATCGATGAGTTCGTATCGGATCGTTCCTCAATTCTCTCCTCGATCAGCGAGGAACTCACCCCACTCGTCGAGATCTCTCGGCGCTTTCTCAGCGGTGGCAAGAGATTCCGGGCGCTGTTCGCCTACTGGGGGTGGCAGTCGGTGTCGGGCGAACCCGACGGATTCGATCCGTTCGGCTCGGAGGACGACGCACCGGACCTCTCGGCTGTGATCTCCGTCGCCGCAGCGCTGGAGGTCTTCCACGCCGCCGCCCTCGTGCACGACGACATCATCGACAACTCGGACACGCGCCGCGGCGCTCCAGCAGCGCACCGCAGTTTCGAGGCGCTGCATCGCGAGGCCGGCTGGGCGGGCGACGGCGCCGAGTTCGGGCGGGCAGCCGCGATCCTTCACGGCGACCTGCTCCTGGGGTGGAGCGACGAACTCCTGGACGAGGCGCTCGATCTGCTCCCCGATCGCACCGCTGCTCGGCGCACGCGTCTCGAGTTCAATCGGATGCGCACCGAGGTCACGGGCGGCCAGTACCTCGACATCCTCGAGGAACGGGCATGGCCCACGCGCGCCGAGGATGAGATGCGCGCTCGAGCCGAGACCGTCATCACCTACAAGTCGGCGAAGTACAGCGTGCTCGCGCCGCTCGTGATCGGAGCCGCGCTCGGCGGCGGATCCGACGAGCAGCTGGCGGCGCTGCGCTCGTTCGGCCTGCCACTGGGCATCGCCTACCAGCTGCGCGACGACCTGCTCGGGGTCTTCGGCGACGAACAGGTCACCGGAAAGCCCAGCGGAGATGATCTCCGGGAGGGCAAGCGCACGATGCTCATCGCCATGGCCAGGGAGCGGATCGCCGCCGGTCAGCGCCGGATCCTCGACGAGCTCCTCGGCGACCCCGCCCTGGACTCCGACCAGATCAGGCTGTTGCAGTCCACGATCACGGCCAGTGGCGCGGTGGACGAGATGGAGGCTCTCATCGCCCGTCAGGTGGTGCGGGCGACGACCGTGATGACGGATGCGCCGCTCACGCGCCGCTCACGCCGTGAGCTCGCTCTGCTCGCCGAGACCGTGACCCGCCGCGCCTCCTGA